A section of the Streptomyces sp. V3I8 genome encodes:
- a CDS encoding beta-glucanase produces MSDIVFTADFGSCSQWVAGRSWAYPEGGPVNPFDDKLDHLVSDPAYSRTGTFRATRRPDGLWNTGLLTTEGSEEDFVVRAGDVLETRVRLPTEVGAWPAVWTWRDGGQEIDVFEYHPEHPDLLELSNHVRGGHLYHRDETVRPGGHVDLRVEFGAHSVVWWVNGVETFADGRGVGPNWHAYLIVNLSVCAGRYHPPPDPRTEEMSYTVEHLLVRRPAGGDAAAH; encoded by the coding sequence GTGTCCGACATCGTCTTCACGGCCGATTTCGGTTCGTGCAGCCAGTGGGTGGCCGGCCGCTCATGGGCCTATCCCGAGGGCGGTCCGGTCAATCCGTTCGACGACAAGCTCGACCACCTGGTGTCCGACCCGGCCTACTCCCGCACCGGAACCTTCCGCGCCACCCGGCGGCCGGACGGTCTGTGGAACACGGGCCTGCTGACCACCGAGGGGAGCGAGGAAGACTTCGTCGTACGCGCGGGGGACGTCCTGGAGACCCGGGTGCGCCTGCCCACCGAAGTGGGGGCCTGGCCGGCGGTGTGGACCTGGCGGGACGGTGGCCAGGAGATCGACGTGTTCGAGTACCACCCCGAACATCCGGACCTGCTGGAGCTCTCCAACCACGTGCGAGGCGGGCACCTCTACCACCGTGACGAAACCGTCCGTCCCGGCGGACACGTCGATCTGCGGGTGGAGTTCGGCGCCCACTCCGTCGTCTGGTGGGTGAACGGGGTGGAGACCTTCGCCGACGGACGTGGCGTCGGCCCGAACTGGCACGCCTATCTCATCGTCAACCTCTCGGTCTGCGCCGGGCGCTACCACCCGCCGCCCGACCCGCGGACCGAGGAGATGTCGTACACCGTGGAGCACCTGCTCGTACGCCGTCCGGCAGGTGGTGACGCCGCTGCGCACTGA
- a CDS encoding response regulator, whose protein sequence is MPGKDFVPRITPQETATIADAAVGRLAQRLAHRLLEAPSPPPDDPAQALALLHVLDHLKQATERLQQEAAVAAARAGAGYPQIGAACGMTRQGARRRWPGLFNHSTEKPTEHPTMTSPIRPFDVLLVEDDIADAMLIEEALSERGARNLVQVTDGVAALEHLRTPGTPRPDLIVLDLNMPRMNGRDLLKVLKGDDDLQTIPVVVLTTSTAPDDVTGAYSSHANAYVTKPVNLEEFERAVQSIDAFYLDTATRPRP, encoded by the coding sequence ATGCCAGGCAAGGACTTCGTACCGCGGATCACTCCGCAGGAGACGGCCACCATCGCTGACGCGGCGGTCGGCCGGCTCGCGCAGCGCCTTGCCCACCGGCTGCTGGAAGCCCCGTCACCCCCGCCGGACGACCCCGCACAAGCTCTGGCCCTGCTCCACGTACTGGACCATCTGAAGCAGGCCACCGAACGGCTGCAGCAGGAAGCGGCCGTGGCGGCCGCCCGCGCGGGTGCCGGCTACCCGCAGATCGGCGCCGCCTGCGGCATGACCCGGCAGGGCGCCCGGCGGCGCTGGCCGGGGCTCTTCAACCACTCCACCGAGAAACCCACGGAGCACCCGACAATGACCAGCCCCATCCGTCCCTTCGACGTCCTGCTCGTCGAAGACGACATCGCCGACGCCATGCTCATCGAGGAAGCCCTCTCCGAGCGCGGTGCCCGCAACCTGGTCCAGGTCACCGACGGCGTCGCCGCGCTGGAACACCTGCGGACCCCGGGCACCCCGCGGCCCGACCTGATCGTCCTCGACCTGAACATGCCCCGGATGAACGGCCGTGACCTGCTCAAGGTGCTGAAGGGCGACGACGACCTCCAGACGATCCCCGTGGTCGTCCTCACCACGTCCACCGCTCCGGACGACGTCACGGGCGCGTACAGCAGTCACGCCAACGCCTACGTGACCAAGCCCGTCAACCTCGAGGAGTTCGAGCGGGCCGTCCAGAGCATCGACGCCTTCTACCTCGACACCGCCACCCGCCCCCGCCCCTGA
- a CDS encoding Rrf2 family transcriptional regulator, which yields MSANSRMSLAVHILTWLAYDRRGTGKEVATSQRIATSVQTNPVVIRRCLGQLKDGALVTVTHGRGGGWNLARPAADITLLDVYRALPDEPVFGMPASTPDLECDVGAGIECALSDVYRQATEALCGSLREITLADVLRRTTAARAAAAHAR from the coding sequence ATGAGTGCCAACAGCCGTATGAGTCTGGCCGTGCACATCCTGACCTGGCTGGCGTACGACCGCCGGGGGACCGGCAAGGAGGTCGCGACGTCACAGCGCATCGCGACGAGCGTGCAGACGAATCCGGTGGTCATCCGGCGCTGTCTGGGACAGTTGAAGGACGGCGCGCTGGTGACGGTCACCCACGGCCGGGGCGGTGGATGGAACCTGGCGCGCCCGGCGGCGGACATCACCCTCCTGGACGTCTACCGGGCGCTGCCCGACGAGCCGGTCTTCGGGATGCCCGCCTCGACCCCCGACCTGGAGTGCGACGTCGGCGCCGGTATCGAGTGCGCGTTGTCGGACGTCTACCGGCAGGCGACCGAGGCCCTGTGCGGGTCCCTGCGGGAGATCACGCTCGCCGACGTGCTGCGCAGGACGACGGCGGCGCGCGCCGCGGCCGCCCACGCCCGCTGA
- a CDS encoding PP2C family protein-serine/threonine phosphatase, which produces MCPPGQQPDPHNADTDVGMDMGMDMGMDMDAGRTSDAAFAALLEGSAEELYESAPCGYLSTLMDGTIAKINRTLLGWLGLERESVVGRMRFTDLLTVGGRLYHETHFAPLLRMQGRIQGIALDIKQADGGRLPVLVSSAVKHGSTGEPLLIRTTVFDARDRRAYEEELLRARKAAEEARRASDEARRQAEADRARLQDALAVLQESLLPATLPPVPGVETAVHYRAASPDRLGGDFYDLFPVDGTRFAFFLGDVCGKGPQAAALTSLTRYTLRTAALHDADPVSALTTLNKVLHERYTGSDPRYCTVIFGILEPDPVTGRVTVRLASGGHPPALVLRADGTSDFLRTRGGLIVGVLPEAPFVTAVTTLAPGDTVLLYTDGLTEARTGEDRTTLYGDEALRTFTTGYAGQPPHAVVQALTGLLDGFGDGLDDDTALLALGVPAHPGAASTTAVAG; this is translated from the coding sequence ATGTGCCCTCCCGGGCAGCAGCCCGACCCGCACAACGCCGACACCGACGTGGGCATGGACATGGGCATGGACATGGGCATGGACATGGACGCCGGGAGAACATCGGACGCGGCGTTCGCGGCGCTGCTGGAGGGCAGCGCCGAGGAACTCTACGAGAGCGCGCCCTGCGGCTATCTGTCCACGCTCATGGACGGCACCATCGCCAAGATCAACCGCACCCTCCTGGGCTGGCTCGGCCTGGAGCGGGAGTCGGTGGTGGGCCGGATGCGGTTCACCGACCTGCTGACGGTGGGCGGCAGGCTGTACCACGAGACGCACTTCGCACCGCTGCTGCGGATGCAGGGCCGGATCCAGGGCATCGCCCTCGACATCAAGCAGGCCGACGGCGGCCGGCTGCCCGTACTGGTCAGCTCCGCCGTCAAGCACGGCAGCACCGGCGAGCCCCTGCTGATCCGCACCACGGTCTTCGATGCCCGGGACCGCCGCGCCTACGAGGAGGAGCTCCTGCGGGCCCGCAAGGCGGCCGAGGAAGCCCGCAGGGCGTCCGACGAGGCACGCAGACAGGCGGAGGCAGACCGCGCCCGGCTGCAGGACGCCCTGGCCGTGCTGCAGGAGTCGCTGCTGCCCGCCACCCTGCCGCCGGTGCCCGGGGTGGAGACAGCCGTCCACTACCGCGCCGCTTCCCCCGACCGGCTCGGCGGCGACTTCTACGACCTCTTCCCCGTCGACGGCACGCGCTTCGCCTTCTTCCTCGGAGACGTGTGCGGCAAGGGTCCGCAGGCCGCCGCCCTCACCTCGCTGACCCGCTACACCCTGCGCACCGCAGCCCTGCACGACGCCGACCCCGTCTCCGCACTGACGACCCTCAACAAGGTGCTGCACGAGCGCTACACGGGCAGCGATCCGCGCTACTGCACCGTCATCTTCGGCATCCTGGAGCCCGACCCCGTGACCGGCCGGGTCACCGTCCGCCTCGCCTCGGGCGGCCATCCGCCGGCGCTCGTCCTGCGGGCCGACGGCACGAGCGACTTCCTGCGGACCCGCGGCGGCCTAATAGTCGGTGTGCTGCCCGAGGCGCCCTTCGTCACAGCCGTCACCACGCTCGCTCCCGGCGACACCGTCCTGCTCTACACCGACGGCCTCACCGAAGCACGTACCGGTGAGGACCGCACCACCCTCTACGGAGACGAGGCCTTGCGTACCTTCACGACCGGTTACGCCGGACAGCCCCCGCATGCCGTCGTCCAGGCCCTGACCGGCCTGCTGGACGGCTTCGGTGACGGTCTCGACGACGACACCGCCCTGCTCGCCCTCGGCGTCCCAGCCCACCCCGGCGCCGCCTCCACGACGGCGGTCGCCGGATGA
- a CDS encoding STAS domain-containing protein has product MSPLTVTVREAATGPVLEVAGELDYDTAGELRERLAALTLRPGRRLVLDLTAMEFCDSSGIAALIAARNAALAADADIALAGVPDNTLRVLRVVGLDQIFSVHPDSRTATQA; this is encoded by the coding sequence ATGAGCCCGCTGACCGTCACCGTCCGGGAGGCCGCCACCGGCCCGGTGCTGGAGGTCGCGGGCGAGCTCGACTACGACACCGCGGGCGAGCTGCGCGAACGGCTCGCCGCGCTCACCCTCCGGCCGGGCCGGCGCCTCGTCCTGGACCTGACGGCCATGGAGTTCTGCGACTCCAGCGGTATCGCCGCGCTGATCGCGGCCCGCAACGCCGCGCTCGCCGCCGACGCCGACATCGCGCTCGCCGGTGTCCCGGACAACACCCTGCGCGTTCTCCGCGTCGTCGGCCTCGACCAGATCTTCTCCGTGCACCCCGACAGCAGGACCGCCACCCAGGCCTGA
- a CDS encoding TetR/AcrR family transcriptional regulator, giving the protein MTERREPASRRQRPAKPALSRQWIVDTAVRIMRAEGLEKVTMRRLAKELDTGPASLYVYVANTAELHAAVLDALLGEVDLAEEGSGDGWREQLLAVLTSYTLVLFQHPQLARSALVARPSGAHYFRLVDRVLDLLARGGADVGQAAWGVDRLLQMATATAAEQSTRDQDPAAQDDWDTLTRALHAVDGSRYPAIKAHMPALISGADGRMSWGFEVLINGITSTPVLRADG; this is encoded by the coding sequence GTGACTGAGAGAAGAGAGCCGGCGAGCCGTCGGCAGCGTCCCGCCAAGCCCGCGCTGTCCCGGCAGTGGATCGTGGACACCGCCGTACGGATCATGCGTGCCGAGGGGCTGGAGAAGGTCACCATGCGCCGGCTCGCGAAGGAGCTGGACACCGGCCCCGCCTCGCTCTACGTCTACGTGGCCAACACCGCGGAGCTGCACGCGGCGGTGCTCGACGCGCTGCTGGGCGAGGTCGACCTCGCGGAGGAGGGGAGCGGGGACGGCTGGCGTGAGCAACTGCTGGCCGTGCTGACGTCGTACACCCTCGTGCTGTTCCAGCACCCGCAGCTCGCGCGGTCGGCCCTGGTGGCGCGCCCCAGCGGTGCGCACTACTTCCGGCTGGTGGACCGCGTCCTGGACCTGCTGGCGCGCGGCGGGGCCGATGTCGGGCAGGCGGCCTGGGGGGTCGACCGGCTGCTGCAGATGGCCACCGCCACCGCCGCCGAGCAGTCCACCCGGGACCAGGATCCCGCGGCCCAGGACGACTGGGACACGCTCACCCGGGCCCTGCACGCCGTGGACGGGTCCAGGTACCCCGCGATCAAGGCCCATATGCCTGCCCTCATCAGTGGCGCGGACGGGCGGATGAGCTGGGGTTTCGAGGTACTGATCAACGGCATCACGAGCACCCCCGTTCTCCGCGCCGACGGCTGA
- a CDS encoding STAS domain-containing protein, whose translation MSLLNSASLSASLPVTHLPGAHARRFRRGETTVVELHGEIDLCTAAALSAELDTATEPYAPHVLIDLRPVTFIDSSGLDLLHRAHCRARSRDGWVRLVVDKPRVRQLVRLAAPGLLPLCATPDDTPATGRAGRG comes from the coding sequence ATGTCGTTGCTCAACTCCGCTTCCCTTTCCGCTTCCCTTCCGGTCACGCACCTGCCCGGCGCCCACGCGCGACGCTTCCGACGCGGCGAGACCACCGTGGTGGAGCTGCACGGGGAGATCGACCTCTGCACCGCTGCCGCGCTCAGCGCCGAACTCGACACCGCGACCGAGCCGTACGCACCCCACGTCCTCATCGACCTGCGGCCCGTGACCTTCATCGACTCCAGCGGACTGGACCTGCTGCACCGCGCTCACTGCCGTGCCCGTTCCCGCGACGGCTGGGTCCGCCTGGTCGTCGACAAGCCGCGCGTCCGCCAGCTGGTGCGCCTGGCCGCACCCGGCCTGCTCCCCCTCTGCGCCACCCCCGACGACACCCCCGCGACCGGCCGTGCGGGCCGCGGGTAG
- a CDS encoding AbfB domain-containing protein, protein MRSTPVPRPRAAWLRRRARRVTTTLATLALVCTAALTATGAQAAPAAWTPKPSPMTTPWTNQVPVDKPLPEYPRPQLTRPDWANLNGIWDFAVTGADAGQPSSFSDQIRVPFVAESALSGIQRRITQNDKLWYKRTFTVPAGWNGRHVQLNFGASDWRTTVWVNGTQAGGTHSGGYDSFSYDITSLLNGGTNTVVVSVWDPTQTGGQAVGKQRISDVTPHPGGGIFYTAASGIWQTVWLEPTAAAHITRLDMVPDLTNNTLKVTVRGDGVSGQSARVTVSTGSTTVGSATGAVGATFTVPVPNPRLWTPEDPFLYDVKADLLSGSATVDSVGGYTGMRSVGTARVDGVLRPVLNGKFVFQTGTLDQGYWPDGIYTAPTDDALKYDLQKHKDLGFNMVRKHIKVEPQRWFYWADRLGLLVWQDMPAMDTRTPDGAARTQWEAEYDRIIDQHRSSPSVVMWVDQNEGWGQYDQARIADHVKAYDPSRLVNNMSGINCCGAVDGGNGDVLDHHVYVGPGTTVPSATRAAVLGEYGGLGFKVAGHEWYPGGGFSYEDQADQGRLNNRLVGLIDALRELRLPAGLSASVYTEITDVENEANGLLTYDRQVVKVDAARVQAANRALIDTSRAPVTPVTLPTGQYRSLRVTTPGYTNRYLRHRDGAAYTDVVDANSDGLLKNDATWKVVPGLANGACYSFESRNYPGQYLRHREYRVYKESGSGAVFQADATFCAVRGAGGGVRLSASNFPEQYLRHYNAELWLATPGGAHAWDNPASFTEDTTWAVEAPWAP, encoded by the coding sequence ATGCGCAGCACTCCGGTCCCCCGCCCCCGGGCAGCCTGGCTGAGACGGCGGGCACGACGCGTCACCACCACGCTCGCCACGCTCGCGCTGGTGTGCACGGCCGCGCTGACGGCCACGGGCGCCCAGGCCGCACCGGCCGCATGGACCCCCAAGCCCTCCCCCATGACCACCCCGTGGACGAACCAGGTCCCGGTCGACAAGCCGCTGCCGGAGTACCCGCGCCCGCAGCTCACCCGTCCCGACTGGGCCAATCTCAACGGCATCTGGGACTTCGCGGTCACCGGGGCGGACGCGGGTCAGCCGTCCTCGTTCTCCGACCAGATCCGGGTGCCCTTCGTCGCCGAGTCCGCGCTCTCCGGCATCCAGCGCAGGATCACCCAGAACGACAAGCTCTGGTACAAGCGCACCTTCACGGTCCCCGCGGGCTGGAACGGCCGCCACGTCCAGCTCAACTTCGGTGCCAGCGACTGGCGTACGACGGTCTGGGTCAACGGCACGCAGGCCGGCGGCACGCACAGCGGGGGCTACGACTCCTTCTCGTACGACATCACGAGCCTGCTCAACGGCGGCACCAACACGGTCGTGGTGTCGGTCTGGGACCCGACCCAGACGGGCGGCCAGGCGGTCGGCAAGCAGCGCATCAGCGACGTGACCCCGCATCCGGGGGGCGGCATCTTCTACACCGCGGCCTCCGGCATCTGGCAGACGGTGTGGCTGGAGCCGACGGCCGCGGCGCACATCACGCGGCTGGACATGGTGCCCGACCTCACGAACAACACCCTGAAGGTCACCGTGAGGGGTGACGGCGTCTCGGGGCAGAGCGCCAGGGTGACCGTGTCCACCGGCTCGACCACGGTGGGCAGTGCGACCGGCGCGGTCGGCGCCACGTTCACGGTGCCCGTCCCGAACCCGCGTCTGTGGACGCCCGAGGACCCGTTCCTGTACGACGTGAAGGCGGACCTGCTCTCCGGTTCGGCGACGGTCGACTCCGTGGGCGGCTACACCGGGATGCGCTCCGTGGGGACCGCGCGGGTCGACGGCGTCCTGCGCCCCGTCCTCAACGGGAAGTTCGTCTTCCAGACCGGCACCCTCGACCAGGGCTACTGGCCGGACGGCATCTACACCGCGCCGACCGACGACGCCCTCAAGTACGACCTGCAGAAACACAAGGACCTCGGCTTCAACATGGTGCGCAAGCACATCAAGGTCGAGCCGCAGCGGTGGTTCTACTGGGCGGACAGGCTGGGGCTGCTGGTCTGGCAGGACATGCCCGCGATGGACACCCGCACGCCGGACGGCGCCGCCCGGACGCAGTGGGAGGCCGAGTACGACCGCATCATCGACCAGCACCGCAGCTCACCGTCCGTGGTGATGTGGGTCGACCAGAACGAGGGCTGGGGGCAGTACGACCAGGCCCGTATCGCCGATCACGTGAAGGCGTACGACCCCTCGCGGCTGGTGAACAACATGAGCGGCATCAACTGCTGCGGCGCCGTCGACGGCGGGAACGGCGACGTCCTCGACCATCACGTCTACGTGGGACCCGGCACCACCGTGCCCAGCGCGACCCGCGCCGCCGTCCTCGGCGAGTACGGCGGACTGGGGTTCAAGGTCGCCGGTCACGAGTGGTATCCGGGCGGTGGCTTCAGTTACGAGGACCAGGCCGACCAGGGCCGTCTCAACAACCGACTGGTCGGACTCATCGACGCCCTGCGCGAGTTGCGCCTGCCGGCCGGTCTCTCCGCCTCCGTCTACACGGAGATCACCGATGTGGAGAACGAGGCGAACGGGCTCCTCACCTACGACCGGCAGGTCGTCAAGGTGGACGCGGCGCGGGTCCAGGCCGCCAACCGCGCCCTCATCGACACCTCCCGGGCGCCGGTCACGCCCGTCACCCTGCCCACCGGCCAGTACAGGTCCCTGCGGGTGACCACGCCGGGTTACACGAACCGCTATCTGCGCCACCGGGACGGGGCCGCGTACACCGACGTGGTCGACGCGAACAGTGACGGCCTGCTCAAGAACGACGCCACCTGGAAGGTCGTACCGGGCCTCGCCAACGGTGCCTGCTACTCCTTCGAGTCACGCAACTACCCCGGCCAGTACCTGCGTCACCGTGAGTACCGCGTGTACAAGGAGTCGGGCAGCGGGGCCGTGTTCCAGGCCGACGCGACCTTCTGCGCCGTGCGCGGCGCGGGCGGCGGGGTCCGGCTGTCCGCGTCGAACTTCCCCGAGCAGTACCTGCGCCACTACAACGCCGAGTTGTGGCTGGCCACTCCGGGCGGTGCCCACGCCTGGGACAACCCGGCCTCGTTCACCGAGGACACCACCTGGGCCGTCGAAGCGCCCTGGGCCCCCTGA
- a CDS encoding ATP-binding protein, whose translation MSGDERRSRTRGLSTWTTRRWLRVGVAASLVVLALLGTAGAYVLSRTGTISRDLVDVRSPALTVAIRLETAVLDQETGIRGFGLTGTKDFLTPYRQGVTEQKTYTAQLTELLEDDGVGLEDLKAVQDAVRKWQELIAEPVAAQPPGSPSPLATERATEGKAAFDDVRAALSHQQETLRADRARARDDLMTTMAVRNWVFSAIAVLIVVLTALVFEGLRRGINRPLEQLGADARAISGGDFDHPITPTGPADLRRLSGEIDFMRRRLVRELASSEETRLRLDAQAADLQRSNAELEQFAYVASHDLQEPLRKVSSFTQLLQRRYGGQLDSRADQYIDFAVDGANRMQVLINDLLDFSRVGRVHNAHQSVDLDKVLEGTLSSLSVGIEEAGATITHDPLPTLVADPTQLGMLWQNLIGNAVKFRRPDEAPKVHITAAREGELWRFTVTDNGIGIAPEYADKIFVIFQRLHTKDAYAGSGIGLAMCKKIVEFHGGTIGVDPEYRDGARITFTLAPRPPEVAGASPLPEATRADAEPAR comes from the coding sequence ATGAGCGGCGATGAGCGGCGATCGCGTACGCGAGGGCTGTCCACGTGGACGACCAGGCGGTGGCTTCGCGTCGGGGTGGCCGCGTCCTTGGTGGTCCTGGCCCTGCTCGGGACGGCCGGCGCGTATGTCCTGAGCCGGACCGGGACGATCAGCAGGGACCTCGTGGACGTACGCTCTCCCGCGCTGACTGTCGCGATCCGCCTGGAGACGGCCGTGCTCGACCAGGAGACCGGCATCCGCGGCTTCGGGCTCACCGGTACGAAGGACTTCCTCACGCCCTACCGGCAGGGGGTCACCGAGCAGAAGACGTACACCGCGCAGCTCACCGAACTGCTCGAGGACGACGGCGTGGGGCTCGAGGACCTGAAGGCCGTCCAGGACGCCGTGCGGAAGTGGCAGGAGCTGATCGCCGAGCCCGTGGCCGCCCAGCCGCCCGGCTCGCCCTCGCCGCTGGCCACCGAACGGGCCACGGAGGGCAAGGCGGCCTTCGACGACGTACGCGCCGCCCTGAGCCACCAGCAGGAGACCCTGCGCGCGGACCGCGCGCGGGCGAGGGACGACCTGATGACCACGATGGCCGTGCGCAACTGGGTGTTCAGCGCCATCGCCGTACTCATCGTCGTCCTGACGGCGCTGGTCTTCGAGGGACTGCGCCGCGGCATCAACCGGCCGCTGGAGCAGCTCGGCGCGGACGCCCGGGCCATCTCCGGCGGTGACTTCGACCACCCCATCACCCCGACCGGCCCCGCGGACCTGCGGCGCCTCAGCGGCGAGATCGACTTCATGCGCCGCCGTCTCGTGCGGGAGCTGGCCAGCAGTGAGGAGACGAGGCTACGGCTGGACGCGCAGGCCGCCGACCTGCAGCGTTCCAACGCCGAGCTGGAGCAGTTCGCGTACGTGGCCTCCCACGACCTGCAGGAACCGCTGCGCAAGGTGTCCAGTTTCACCCAGCTCCTCCAGCGGCGCTACGGAGGACAGCTCGACAGCCGGGCCGACCAGTACATCGACTTCGCGGTCGACGGGGCGAACCGCATGCAGGTCCTCATCAACGACCTGCTCGACTTCTCCCGGGTCGGACGGGTGCACAACGCCCACCAGAGCGTCGACCTGGACAAGGTGCTGGAAGGGACCCTGTCCTCGCTGAGTGTCGGCATCGAGGAGGCCGGCGCGACGATCACGCACGATCCGCTGCCGACCCTGGTCGCGGACCCCACCCAGCTGGGCATGCTCTGGCAGAACCTGATCGGCAACGCCGTCAAGTTCCGCCGCCCGGACGAGGCGCCGAAGGTCCACATCACGGCGGCCCGGGAGGGCGAGCTGTGGCGGTTCACCGTCACCGACAACGGCATCGGCATCGCGCCGGAGTACGCCGACAAGATCTTCGTCATCTTCCAGCGGCTGCACACCAAGGACGCCTACGCCGGGAGCGGCATCGGCCTCGCCATGTGCAAGAAGATCGTCGAATTCCACGGCGGCACCATCGGCGTCGACCCCGAGTACCGTGACGGCGCACGCATCACCTTCACCCTCGCACCCCGGCCGCCGGAGGTGGCCGGCGCCTCCCCCCTGCCCGAGGCCACCCGCGCCGACGCGGAGCCGGCACGATGA
- a CDS encoding alpha/beta fold hydrolase, translating into MDVERRNNVTVTGDPSGPTVVLAHGFGCDQNMWRLTVPALADDYRVVLFDYVGSGRSDLSAFSQDRYSTLDGYARDVVEVCEALDLRDAIFVGHSVSAMIGVLAAALVPERIGALVMVGPSPRYIDEDGYRGGFSEQDIDELLASLDSNYLGWSAAMAPVIMGNPDRPELGEELTNSFCATDPEMARVFARTTFTSDSRDQLKDVQVPTLVLECTQDAIAPREVGAFVHRAVPGSTLVTLDATGHCPHLSAPDATNAAITGFLAGLR; encoded by the coding sequence ATGGATGTCGAGCGCAGGAACAACGTCACCGTCACAGGTGACCCGTCGGGACCGACGGTGGTACTGGCGCACGGCTTCGGCTGCGACCAGAACATGTGGCGGCTGACGGTGCCCGCTCTGGCGGACGACTACCGGGTGGTGCTCTTCGACTACGTGGGTTCGGGCCGCTCGGACCTGTCGGCGTTCTCGCAGGACCGTTACTCCACCCTGGACGGTTACGCCCGGGACGTGGTGGAGGTGTGCGAGGCGCTCGACCTGCGCGACGCGATCTTCGTGGGGCACTCGGTCAGCGCGATGATCGGCGTCCTGGCCGCGGCCCTCGTCCCGGAGCGCATCGGGGCCCTGGTGATGGTCGGGCCGTCTCCCCGGTACATCGACGAGGACGGCTACCGGGGCGGGTTCAGCGAGCAGGACATCGACGAGCTGCTGGCGTCCCTGGATTCGAACTACCTGGGCTGGTCGGCCGCGATGGCACCGGTGATCATGGGCAATCCGGACCGGCCCGAGCTGGGCGAGGAGCTGACGAACAGCTTCTGCGCCACCGACCCGGAGATGGCACGCGTCTTCGCCCGGACCACGTTCACCTCGGATTCGCGGGACCAGCTGAAGGACGTACAGGTGCCGACCCTGGTCCTGGAGTGCACCCAGGACGCCATCGCCCCGCGCGAGGTCGGTGCCTTCGTCCACCGTGCGGTCCCCGGGTCGACGCTGGTCACGCTCGACGCCACCGGCCACTGCCCGCACCTGTCGGCGCCGGACGCCACCAACGCGGCGATCACCGGCTTCCTGGCGGGCCTACGGTGA
- a CDS encoding PP2C family protein-serine/threonine phosphatase, translated as MTTAMTGVPEAVSGDPTYRILLIEDDLGDALLVEELLHDTGLRFTLTTRTTLAEARAELAGSPLDCVLLDLHLPDVSGIDAVTAVRQLAPHIAVIVLTGLSEDRAGTDAMAAGAQDYLVKGKVEADLLQRTLRYAVYRSQTERASAEAQAIRLRAEENARLERGLLPQPILDTSTVRVTSRYLPGAEMALLGGDFLDVVEGDDGLLHAVVGDVSGHGPDAAALGVCLRIAWRSLVLGGHRGDDLLHLMERILVAERGSQQLFATCSLLTLDQRAGTATLHLAGHHEPLLTTAEGTWELTAAHGIALGIVPEVRSWPSTVIPLPPAGALTLYTDGLTEGHNGTDSDRLGVEGLLALIVKLPTADPAAHVDLLIKETHALNAGRHTDDLAVLRLDWSGLPARLG; from the coding sequence ATGACGACAGCCATGACGGGTGTTCCGGAAGCGGTCTCCGGCGATCCCACGTACCGCATCCTCCTGATCGAGGACGACCTGGGCGACGCCCTGCTGGTGGAGGAGCTCCTCCACGACACGGGACTGCGGTTCACGCTCACGACCCGGACCACGCTGGCCGAGGCGCGCGCCGAACTGGCCGGGAGCCCGCTCGACTGCGTGCTCCTCGACCTGCACCTGCCCGACGTGTCGGGCATCGACGCGGTGACCGCCGTCCGGCAGCTGGCTCCGCACATCGCGGTGATCGTCCTGACCGGGCTGTCCGAGGACCGGGCGGGCACCGACGCCATGGCCGCGGGCGCCCAGGACTACCTCGTCAAGGGGAAGGTCGAGGCCGACCTGCTGCAGCGGACGCTGCGGTACGCCGTCTACCGCAGCCAGACCGAACGCGCGAGCGCCGAGGCCCAGGCCATTCGGCTGCGGGCGGAGGAGAACGCCCGCCTGGAACGCGGGCTGCTGCCTCAGCCGATCCTCGACACGTCCACGGTGCGCGTGACCTCCCGCTACCTGCCCGGCGCCGAGATGGCTCTGCTCGGCGGGGACTTCCTCGACGTGGTGGAGGGGGACGACGGGCTGCTGCACGCGGTGGTGGGCGACGTCAGCGGCCACGGACCCGACGCCGCCGCGCTCGGAGTCTGCCTGCGGATCGCCTGGCGTTCCCTCGTGCTCGGCGGACACCGCGGGGACGACCTGCTGCACCTGATGGAACGCATCCTGGTCGCCGAACGCGGCAGCCAGCAACTGTTCGCCACCTGCTCCCTCCTCACCCTCGACCAGCGCGCAGGCACCGCCACCCTCCATCTGGCCGGCCACCACGAACCCCTCCTCACCACGGCCGAGGGGACCTGGGAACTGACCGCCGCGCACGGCATCGCCCTGGGGATCGTTCCCGAGGTCCGCAGCTGGCCCTCCACGGTCATCCCGCTGCCGCCCGCCGGAGCCCTGACGCTCTACACCGACGGCCTCACCGAAGGGCACAACGGGACGGACAGCGACCGGCTCGGTGTCGAGGGGCTGCTCGCGTTGATCGTGAAGCTGCCGACGGCGGACCCGGCCGCCCATGTCGACCTGCTCATAAAGGAGACCCACGCGCTGAACGCCGGCCGGCACACCGACGACCTGGCCGTGCTCCGCCTCGACTGGAGCGGTCTGCCCGCCCGCCTCGGCTGA